CTCAATATCATCATTACCACCCGTTGTGAACAGCAGCACAGTTGCAAGGCCTGCAAGGCCAATAAGTGCAACTTTAATAAACCAAATACGGTTGTTCACGGAAGTATCCTAACTTAGATAACGCCAGCTTGTAGGCAGTGGTGAATGTGAATCAGGCCTTTAACCTTGTTCTCGCTGTCCACAACAAAAATAGCTGTTTTGTTTGGTGGAGACGTCATCAGCTTTACAGCTTCAACAGCAAGGGCTTCATCCGAAATTGTGATTGGTGAAGGTGTCATAACATCTTCAACAGTCTTTTCAAGAAGGCCTTCACCCATGTGACGTTTCAAATCACCATCTGTAATCATACCTTTCAGAGTGCCAGTTGTATCAATGATACCTACACCGCCAAGGTTCTTTTCTGTCATCTCAAGCAGAGCGTCTGCCATAGATGTGTTTTCATCAACAAGAGGTAGATCTTTACCTGTCGCCATAATGTCGCGTACAGAAAGCATTTGGCTACCAAGTTTTCCACCAGGGTGGAACTTATGGAAATCTTCAGCTTCAAAACCTTTGCGGTGCATCACAGTAATCGCTAGAGCGTCACCGAGTGCCATTGTCGCTGTTGTTGATGTGCTCGGTGCCTTACCAACAGGGCAAGCTTCGCCGCTAATATGTGTGTTGAGGATAATATCAGAGGCTTTAGCCAGTGTAGACTCAGGCTTACTGACCATGCAAATAAGAGGCACACTGTAACGCTTGCAGTAATGAATCATATCACTGAGTTCTTTTGTTTCGCCGCTATTGCTAAGCGCAATAACAGCATCTTCTTCTGTAATCATACCAAGGTCACCATGGCTGGCTTCAGCTGGGTGAACAAAGAAACAAGGTGTACCTGTGCTGGCAAATGTTGCAGCCATTTTGTTACCAACATGGCCAGATTTACCAATACCAGTAATCACCACACGACCTTTTAGGTTTTCAAGACATTCAACAGCTTTTTTAAAACTGTCATCTAGCATGTCTGCAAGGTGTGTAAGGGCTTGTGCTTCTTCGTTTAGGACACGCTTCGCTTCGTCCAGTGAAACTTCAGAAGATTGTTTAAGGGCAACGACGTTCATAATGTGACTCTCAATACTTTAAATTAACGGTGCGAGAAAATATCTGCTTCTTCCCAACCACCAAGGTCGAGTTGAGCGCGCACAGGGAGATAGTTAAATGACGCATCGGCCAGTTCAACACGATCAAGCTCTTTGAGTTTTTCATCAAAGTAAATTTTAAGCTGGTGAAGGTAAATCACGTCACTTGCAGCGTAATGCTTTTGGCTTTCTGTAAGCTCAGGCGCTGACCAGTCGCTGCACTGCTCGCCCTTATCCATGTTTGTGCCAACAATTTGACCAACAAGAGCCTTAAGGCCGTGGCGGTCTGTGTAAGTGCGTACAAGTTTAGAAGCAATTTTGGTGCAGTATACTTTTTCAGTCATGACACCAAGGTAATGCTTCATTACGGCAATATCAAAACGGCCGTAATGGAAAATCTTTAGAATTTTAGGGTTTTGAAGAAGAGCTTTTAGGTTTGGTGCATCGTAGTTTGTGCCATCAAACTTAATGAGCCATACGTTACCTTCACCATCACCTACTTGAACAAGGCAAAGGCGGTCACGCTTAATGTTCAGGCCAAGCGTCTCTGTATCGACAGCTGCAATGCCATTATTAAAAACTACGCCATCAGGTAGGTCACCGTGGCATTCTACAATGTTTACACTCATTTCAAATATTTCTTTCTTGTGTGACACAATAAGTTTGTTTCTGGAGTTTAGGGACTCTTTTGAGGTTTTTCAAGGGGAAAGGCAAGAAAAAGCCCGCGCAAATGCGCAGGCTTTCTCGGGAGTTCGATTTAGCTGTCTACCAGACTGTTTTTGTACTCATTCAGAGCACGAAGCAGCCCTCGGGTTTGGTGTTCACACATGGTGCCTTCAAATACGAAGTAATCCAGGAAGTTTTCAGTGATATGGATCACATCTTCAAGCATGTGAATTTCAGCTGTTATGTTGCCGTTAGCAGCGACCGTGATGGTATTGATCAAGCCGTTGACATCATAGATGAGCGGGTGCATAGAGTCGTAGTGATTCGCATGCAGCTCCACATGTGCCATTTGGCGTTCATTGGAGTAAATGATCAGTGCTGCGTCTGAAACGGGAGTACCAGAATAAACATCCACAAACAGGTTATCTTTCTTGGACTTTCCAACTGTCCACTCTGCAATCGCTTGGCTGAGAGAGCATCCAAAAAAGCCATGGGCTTCACTCTCAACAACATAGATGCTTGCACCTTCATCCTCAATGGCTTCACTGACGGTATCACAAAGGAAATCAGCAATTTTGACATCAAGGAGTTCGGTGTTTTCAAGGCCGTTAGGCAGCATGCTTCCTGCAGCTTCTTCGGCTTTTGCACCTGGGTAGGCCATATCAACAAAAGCGCAGATGCTTTTGATGTCGCTGAGAACTTTGTTGCTCACGCCCTCTTTTTTCCAAGTGAGGGATGCAAACGTTTTGATTTTCTCAATTTCACTGCGAACAGAGAAAGCATCAATCATCTTGCTGACGATTTCGGCTGCATTGGGCAGAACGTTATCACGAATTGTTGTGAACTCTGTCAGGTGCAAGCGCCCCCACAGGAGGTTGTTGACAAGTGTTAGGCCGCCGTGGCTAAACGTCAACATACGCATGCCGTTATCAAAGATCACAAAATCCAGTGTGACGGAGTCTTCCTCGTCAAGGTAGAGCTGCAGGCTACTGCCTTCAAGAAGGTCGCCGTGAAAGTTATAACGAACTTTAGGAGCAAAGTTGAATTGCAGACCTATGAAAGGGTTTTCCTCCAAAGAGGTCAGAAAGCTGCCAAGTACAGGGCCAAAATCTTTGAAATTTTTGGTTTTGTACAAGGTGTCTACGTATTCTCCTTCAATGTCGCCATTAAAGGTTTCCGCATAGAACTCTACAGAGCTGATGAGAGCATCAACTTGAGTTTTCGTAAGTTGTTTGTTCATGTAGAACTCCTAGAAAAAGAACGGAAGAGATGTAATAAGTTCTGGGAACTTAACAAAAACCGCTAAAAACGTCTAGGTTATTCTGGTAAAAAACCGCCCGCTTGCATGCTCCAAAGCTTAGCGTAATGGCCTTTTTTGTTCAGGAGTTCTTTATGAGAACCATCTTCAATAATCTCACCATTATCAAACACAAGGATACGATCCATGTTGGCAATAGTTGAAAGACGGTGAGCAACTACCACAACCGTTTTATCTTCCATGAGGGTATTGAGGCTATCTTGGATATCTTTCTCTGTCACACTATCAAGGCTTGATGTGGCTTCATCCATAATCAGGACAGGTGCGTTTCTAATGAAGGCACGAGCAATGGCAATACGCTGCCTTTGGCCACCAGAGAGTTTAATGCCACGCTCACCTACAAGGGCATTGTAACCTTCAGGCGTTCGCTCAATAAAGTCATGGGCTTTAGCAAGCTTTGCAGCTTCAATCACTTCTTCGTCTGTCGCATCTAGGCGGCCGTAACGAATATTTTCCATCAGCGAGCGGTGGAAGAGGATAGGGTCTTGAGGAATCATCGCAATACCTTCACGCAAACTATCTTGCGTGTGAGTGCTCACATTTTGTCCATCAATTTTAACCGCACCACTGTTTGCTTCAAAGAAGCGAAGAATCAGGTTAACAAAGGTACTCTTACCTGCGCCAGAAAACCCAACCAGACCGACTTTTTGACCTGCAGGGATTTTAACATTTAGGCAATTAAAGACTTTTTGGCCATCTGTGTAAGAGAAGCACACATCATCAAAGTCAATTTCACCTTTTGTAACTGTCATGGCTTTTGCTTCTTGTGTATCTATAACTTCGTGCGGTTGAACAATAATATTTACGCCGTCGTTGATGTTTCCAAGGTATTCAAAGAATTCAAGGAAGCGGCGTGCAAGGCCACGTGCTTGTTCAATAAGCATGAGGGCAAGGCTCATGACCATGGCAAACTCACCAACAGTAATTTCGCCTTTTGTCCAAACATTCAGGGCTGTTAGCATCATCAGGATCATAAGGCCAAGAGCTGCGGTAAACTGGAACCAACGCATGATTTCCATAAACCAGAATTGGCGACGGGCCATCTTTACTTCGTATGTGAGGTGTTCATCAAGGTTTTTACGCTCGTAACCCATGTGCGCAAACATACGTGTGTTCATGATGTTGGTGACAGCATCTACAATTTTACCGCTCACCGCACTGCGGGCAGAGGCAAAATCTTTGGCGTATTTGCGGCATTTGCTGGCAAGGATAAATGATACAAAAATGTAAACAGAGATCCAGCTGGCAAGGGCGACCGCGAGAGATTCATGTGCGCCATAAAGTAGCGTAAGTGAAACTGCGAACGTAATTGTGATAGGTAGGAAATCAAACATGATGGTCCAAAGCAGGTGGTTTACACTCATAGAGACTTCAGCAACGCGGTTTGCTAGAGCACCAGCAAAGTTACCCATAAAGTAACGTTGTGAATGGTTTTGCAAGTAATGGTAAAGGGTTGCACGAACACGTTTACGTAGTGCTGGGGCAAGAATAACAAGCACCGTACCACTTGTACGGCTAAAGAGAAGTACACCAATGTTAAGGCCAATAAAGAGCGTGATTGGGTCTTTAAATGTTTCCCACATGGTGCCAGCCATCTGGCCATCTAGAGCCGTTGCTGTATCAATAATAGTCTTGATGGCATATGGCAAAAGAATACCGCAAGCGGCTTGGCCAACTTCTAAGAAAATCATGATAAATAGGAACCATTTATATTGGCCCAAGAAATACGTTACAAACCGAAAAGGATTAGACGGCAGACGAGGCGCCCCTGGCGCGATAGTGTGTGTAAGTTCTTTTTGCATACATGTATGCTACTACAAATAAAGCCAGCCGAGGAGAAAAATTCCAAGTGTGATGCGGTAGAGCACAAATGGCAGGAAACCAATACGGTTTACAAATCGCATGAGAAGGCCAATAGCAATGTAAGCTGTGATGAAGGAAAGCACAGCACCTGCAATAAGGTGAGAGGACTCAGCATGATTGCTAACCAATCCATCACTTGTTATAGCACTTAAAATGGCAAGCGTTGTAAGGACACCAATCACAGGAATCGCCATAAGCATAGAGAAGTGCGCGCTTTCTGTACGTGAAAGACCGAGGAAACGACCTGCTGTCATTGTGATACCACTTCTTGATGTTCCTGGAATGAGGGCAACTGCTTGGAAGAGGCCAAAAACAAAAGCATCTTTATGAGAGATATCTGTTTTATCACTTTTCTTTTTATCTGCAATCCAAAGCAATACGCCAAAACCAATGCTTGCGAGAGCAATGGGCAAAATACCGCGGAGGTCTTGCTCAATGAGATCTTTTAGAAGGGCAGCACAAATAAGAAGAGGGATAGTCGCAATAGAGAGTTTAATGAAGAGTTTACTGTTATCATGAGAGAGCTTACCCAATAGAGTATGCTTTATACCGCTAAGCATACGCAGCGTATCTGATTTGAAATAGAGCATCACTGCGCCAAGTGTTCCAAGGTGCACAGAGAGATCAAAAAGAATACCTTGCTCTAACCATCCAGTTATTTCAGGCACCACGATAAGGTGTGCACTGCTAGAGATTGGCAAAAACTCTGTAATGCCTTGAACCACACTGAGGATAAAAACTTGTAACCATTCCATAATGGCTAGCATAGGCGTTTCTTCTTCAAATGGCAAAAAAAAGCAGCCCTCCATTTCTGGAGGGCAACTTTTATCGACTTTAGATAACCAAAGAGATGACCGTGGCAACAATTGCAGCAACGGCACCTGCGCCGATGGCACCAAGAATGATGTATCTGCGAATCTTGGCACGGGCGCGTCTTTTGACTTCACCTGCGGCAAGGTCAGCAGCAGCACCAACCAATGGGGCAGCATTTTTGGCCGCTTCTACAGCGCCTCTGGCAACCTTGCCGGCAGCACCTTTTGCTGCTTCCCTAACTTTAGGGCTAGCAGCAACTTGGCCAGCTTTTTTGGCGCCACCTTTGACAACCTTACCAGCAGCGCCAGCAGCACCACCGATAATTTTTTTGAGGAATTTTCCAGGTTTAGGCATAAGGCCTCCTTGGGGTTATTGCAGGAAGGACAACAGACCGCCAAACTCAGAGAGTAAGCCGATGCCGTCGAGAATGTCTGCGAAGGGATTAGGGATGAAAACCAGCAGTGCCAGCATGACCACCAACATGATGAAATCATCATCTTGCAGGTCATTCAGGAAGTCGCCGAAAACTTGGCTGCCATGTTGTTCAGCAAACTTGAGTAAGCCGCCGCGAAGCGGGTCAGCATCCAAGCGTGCGCGCAACAGCATTGCAGCTGCGGAAATCGCAGGGCCAACCAGAGGGGTTTCGTCTTGGAATTTCCGCAGCTTTTTGTACATCTCTGGCAGGGTATTCAACACGTCTTGAGTGTTGGGCACGTCCGGTAGCATGTTTTTGCAACTGGTTGCAAAACTGCTGATGGTTTCAGTTGGGATGTTATTGGTCAATGTGTCGACCACGTTGATATTGGTCACAGCGCCTGCAGCTTTGCCAGCAACATCACTTGCTGTATCAGCTGCTTTACCTACAGCATCTGTGGCTGTATCAGCAACTTTACCGGCAGCGTCTTTTGCAAGATCTGTCAGCTTTTTTCCAAACATTTGGAGTCCTTTCGAGAGGAGAAAGAGGGACATTGAAGATAATAATCCCCTCCAGATATAGAGGGGATTGTATTCAATTTCAAGGGAAAAGTTTAAGAAACAGCTCCAAGAAGTGAAAGTGTTTCAGGTGTGCTGAGCACTTTTTGGGCCTGTGCTTTCGCATCTTCCATTGTTACGCTTTCAATGGCTTTTAAAACTTCATCCAGCTCGCGGTAGCGATCAAAGACAAAATAGCTCGATGCAATGCGGTTCATACGAGCTTCAGTACTTTCAAGGCCCATGCGCAGACCAGAGCTCATTTGAGTCTTGGCGCGGTTGAAAGCATCTTCTGAAAGGTTGTGAGCTTGATCGTTCAAAACGTCACGCGTAACTTTGAGAACTTCATCTACACCATCTTCACCGCAACCTGCATAGACACCAAAGATACCTGTATCGCTAAAGCTGCTATTGAATGAGTAGACGCTGTAAACAAGGCCGCGCTTCTCACGTATTTCTTGGAAAAGCGGAGAGGCCATACCGCCACCTACAGCATTACTCCAAATATCAAGAGCAAGACACTCTGGGGTGCCGCGTTTCAAGCTTTGGTAACCGAGAAGAACGTTGGCTTGTTCAAGGTCTCGGCGTTCAACATGTTTACCGCCTTTATACAGGCCTGCTTCTGAAACAGATTTTTGCCCCCCAGTAACGCCGTTGAAGCTGCTTTCTAAAAGAGCAAAGAGCTCTTTAGGTTCTACGTTACCTGCTACAGAGATCATCATGTTGCCAGTGTGGTAATGCTCTTTTACAAAGTTTTGAAAATCAGCACGCTGCATGTTTGAAACGGTTTCAACTGTGCCAAGGATATCGCGACCAAGAGGTTGATCTGGGAAGGCTTGGTGCTGGAAGTTATCAAATACCGCGTCGTCAGGTGTATCGTTACACATGCCAATCTCTTGTAGGATGACACCGCGTTCGCGTTCAATTTCTTCCTGAACGAACGTGCTACGAAGCATAATGTCAGAGAGGATATCAATTGCAAGCGGCAGGTGCTCTTTAAGAAGACGAATGTAATACGCAGTAGATTCACGGCTAGTGAAGGCATTCATGTAACCGCCAACATCTTCAATCTCACGAGAGATATCTTCTGCGCTGCGATTTGTAGTGCCTTTAAATGCCATATGTTCAAGAAAGTGCGCAATACCGTTTTGCTTAAGTGCGCTTTCAAAGCGAGAGCCAACAGCGGTGTAAACGCCAATGCTAACAGTTTCTACATGTGGAATAACATCACAGCCAACACGAAGGCCGTTAGAAAGGGTGTGTGCGTGAAAGGTCATAAGACTCCTCTCTCTCTCTTTAAATTGTTTAGCGGTAACGCTCTAGAATATACTTTTTCACCACTTCAACATCGTTTGGAAGTGTTTCGTAAATTTCTTCTTTATCCATCAGGTCTTCCATGTGAGAAGGAAGAATTGGGATGGCGCCAGTTGCGCGTTCAACCGCTGATGGGAACTTGGCGGGATGTGCTGTAGAAAGAACAACCATAGGTTTAAGCCCAGGTTTTGCTTCAGCGGCACACATACCCACAGCTGTGTGTGGATCAATTGTGATTTGGCGCAAGATATCAGATGATGACATTTGCTTCAGGACATCAATCTCAGTGGCTGAGAAAGCATCAAAGATACTACGAGCATCTTCAAGCTCTTGAGAGTTGATATCTTCAAGAGAGCCTGACTGACGGAATTCTTCCATGGCTGATTTAGTACGCTCAGGCATTTTACCGTAGAGGTCAAATAGGAAGCGTTCAAAGTTTGAGGCAACAAGGATGTCCATGCTCGGGCTTGAAGTGGGCTGAACCTTCTTCATGCTGTAATCACCTTCAGTGATGAAACGTGTGAGAATGTCATTGCTGTTGTTGGCAATAACCAAGCGCTCAACAGGAAGGCCACATTGCATGGCAACGTAACCTGCATAGATGTCACCAAAGTTACCTGTTGGGACACTAAAGCTGAGGCGCTTATCTTGAATAAAGGTACGAAGCCTTGACCATGCAAAAAAGTAGTAAACCACTTGTGGTAGAATGCGGGCCCAACTGATAGAGTTCACAGCTGTTGCGTTAACCTTTTCCTTGAAGTCTTCTTGGTTAAAAAGGGCTTTTACGATGTCTTGGCAGTCGTCAAACGTGCCTTCAATGGCAATCGGGAAAACGTTCTTTGCTTCACATGTTGTCATTTGGCGTTGTTGAATGGCGCTCGTTCTGTTCTTTGGGAACAGCATAAACGTTTTGGCGCGCTCAACATGTTTAAGGCCTTCAATTGCTGCGGGGCCAGTATCACCTGACGTCGCACCAATAACTGTGGCATTCACGTCATTATTATCGAGGGTGTAGTCAATCATTTGCCCAAGAAGTTGTAGAGCAATATCTTTAAATGCGAGTGTTGGGCCGTGGTAAAGCTCGAGGAGCCATGTATCATCACCAAGTTGGTTCAGAGGTGCTACATCTTCATCTGCAAAATTAGCGTAAGCTTTTTTAAGCATGCGCCTAAAGGTTTCGCGCGGGATGCTGTTACCAATAAATGGCGACATAATCACTTCAGCAACTTCCTCATAAGACAGGTACGTCAGCTCTTC
The Pseudomonadota bacterium genome window above contains:
- a CDS encoding pitrilysin family protein, giving the protein MTFHAHTLSNGLRVGCDVIPHVETVSIGVYTAVGSRFESALKQNGIAHFLEHMAFKGTTNRSAEDISREIEDVGGYMNAFTSRESTAYYIRLLKEHLPLAIDILSDIMLRSTFVQEEIERERGVILQEIGMCNDTPDDAVFDNFQHQAFPDQPLGRDILGTVETVSNMQRADFQNFVKEHYHTGNMMISVAGNVEPKELFALLESSFNGVTGGQKSVSEAGLYKGGKHVERRDLEQANVLLGYQSLKRGTPECLALDIWSNAVGGGMASPLFQEIREKRGLVYSVYSFNSSFSDTGIFGVYAGCGEDGVDEVLKVTRDVLNDQAHNLSEDAFNRAKTQMSSGLRMGLESTEARMNRIASSYFVFDRYRELDEVLKAIESVTMEDAKAQAQKVLSTPETLSLLGAVS
- a CDS encoding ribonuclease D; its protein translation is MSVNIVECHGDLPDGVVFNNGIAAVDTETLGLNIKRDRLCLVQVGDGEGNVWLIKFDGTNYDAPNLKALLQNPKILKIFHYGRFDIAVMKHYLGVMTEKVYCTKIASKLVRTYTDRHGLKALVGQIVGTNMDKGEQCSDWSAPELTESQKHYAASDVIYLHQLKIYFDEKLKELDRVELADASFNYLPVRAQLDLGGWEEADIFSHR
- a CDS encoding KpsF/GutQ family sugar-phosphate isomerase — its product is MNVVALKQSSEVSLDEAKRVLNEEAQALTHLADMLDDSFKKAVECLENLKGRVVITGIGKSGHVGNKMAATFASTGTPCFFVHPAEASHGDLGMITEEDAVIALSNSGETKELSDMIHYCKRYSVPLICMVSKPESTLAKASDIILNTHISGEACPVGKAPSTSTTATMALGDALAITVMHRKGFEAEDFHKFHPGGKLGSQMLSVRDIMATGKDLPLVDENTSMADALLEMTEKNLGGVGIIDTTGTLKGMITDGDLKRHMGEGLLEKTVEDVMTPSPITISDEALAVEAVKLMTSPPNKTAIFVVDSENKVKGLIHIHHCLQAGVI
- a CDS encoding ABC transporter ATP-binding protein yields the protein MIFLEVGQAACGILLPYAIKTIIDTATALDGQMAGTMWETFKDPITLFIGLNIGVLLFSRTSGTVLVILAPALRKRVRATLYHYLQNHSQRYFMGNFAGALANRVAEVSMSVNHLLWTIMFDFLPITITFAVSLTLLYGAHESLAVALASWISVYIFVSFILASKCRKYAKDFASARSAVSGKIVDAVTNIMNTRMFAHMGYERKNLDEHLTYEVKMARRQFWFMEIMRWFQFTAALGLMILMMLTALNVWTKGEITVGEFAMVMSLALMLIEQARGLARRFLEFFEYLGNINDGVNIIVQPHEVIDTQEAKAMTVTKGEIDFDDVCFSYTDGQKVFNCLNVKIPAGQKVGLVGFSGAGKSTFVNLILRFFEANSGAVKIDGQNVSTHTQDSLREGIAMIPQDPILFHRSLMENIRYGRLDATDEEVIEAAKLAKAHDFIERTPEGYNALVGERGIKLSGGQRQRIAIARAFIRNAPVLIMDEATSSLDSVTEKDIQDSLNTLMEDKTVVVVAHRLSTIANMDRILVFDNGEIIEDGSHKELLNKKGHYAKLWSMQAGGFLPE
- the thrC gene encoding threonine synthase; the encoded protein is MEYISTRGFGPVSFERTILDGLAPDGGLYVPTHYPKIPFDKMEELTYLSYEEVAEVIMSPFIGNSIPRETFRRMLKKAYANFADEDVAPLNQLGDDTWLLELYHGPTLAFKDIALQLLGQMIDYTLDNNDVNATVIGATSGDTGPAAIEGLKHVERAKTFMLFPKNRTSAIQQRQMTTCEAKNVFPIAIEGTFDDCQDIVKALFNQEDFKEKVNATAVNSISWARILPQVVYYFFAWSRLRTFIQDKRLSFSVPTGNFGDIYAGYVAMQCGLPVERLVIANNSNDILTRFITEGDYSMKKVQPTSSPSMDILVASNFERFLFDLYGKMPERTKSAMEEFRQSGSLEDINSQELEDARSIFDAFSATEIDVLKQMSSSDILRQITIDPHTAVGMCAAEAKPGLKPMVVLSTAHPAKFPSAVERATGAIPILPSHMEDLMDKEEIYETLPNDVEVVKKYILERYR
- a CDS encoding undecaprenyl-diphosphate phosphatase; the encoded protein is MEWLQVFILSVVQGITEFLPISSSAHLIVVPEITGWLEQGILFDLSVHLGTLGAVMLYFKSDTLRMLSGIKHTLLGKLSHDNSKLFIKLSIATIPLLICAALLKDLIEQDLRGILPIALASIGFGVLLWIADKKKSDKTDISHKDAFVFGLFQAVALIPGTSRSGITMTAGRFLGLSRTESAHFSMLMAIPVIGVLTTLAILSAITSDGLVSNHAESSHLIAGAVLSFITAYIAIGLLMRFVNRIGFLPFVLYRITLGIFLLGWLYL